One Actinomycetes bacterium genomic window, TCGAGGCGCACGGCGACGAGCCGTTCTCGGGCATGAGCCTGAGCGTCCGGCACGCCGGCACGGGGCAGTGGCGGCAGACCTGGGCGGACTCCGAGGGGAGCTACTGGTCCTTCGTCGGGTCGGTGCTCGCCGACGGGTCCTTCGTCTTCGCCACGCCGGACCGGGTCGACGAGGAGCAGGCGTTCAAGCGGATGGTCTTCTCCGACGTCACCCAGGACGCCTTCCACTGGCGGTGGGAACGGTCCCAGGACGGCGAGACGTGGGAGCAGCGATGGGCCATCGACTACACGAGAAGGCCGCGGTGACCGTCCAGCTCGCGGCACAGGTCGTCGGTGACGGCCCGCCGCTGGTGCTGCTGCACGCGTTTCCGCTCTCCGCGGCCATGTGGGAGCGGCAGGCGACGGGCCTGGCCGACGTCGCACGCGTCGTGACGCCGGACCTGCGCGGGTTCGGCGACTCGCCGCTCGGGGCCGACGAGCCCTCGCTGGACCACGCCGCGGACGACGTCGTGGCGCTGCTGGACCGGCTCGGGCTCGGCCCGGTCGTCCTCGGCGGCCTGTCGATGGGCGGGTACGTCGCCATGGCCCTCCTTCGCCGGCACCCCGGCCGGCTGCGCGGCCTGCTGCTGGCCGACACGAAGGCGGGTGCCGACCCGGCTGCCGCCCGGGACAACCGGCTGCGGATCGCCGCCCGCCTCGATGCCGAAGGCAGCCCGGCCGTCCTGGTCGAGGACGTCCTGCCGGGCCTCACCGGCCCGACGACGGCTGCCGAGCGGCCCGACGTCGTCGCCCGGGTGCGGGCCATGGTCGGGTCGGCCCCTCCCGCCGCGGCCGCCTGGGCCCAGCGGGCGATGGCCGCCCGCCCGGACTCGCTCGACGTGCTGCGTGGCGTCGACGTACCGGCACTGGTCCTGCGCGGTGACGAGGACGGCCTGGCGGGCTCGGACGAGGTCGCAGCGATGGCCGACGCGCTGCCCCAGGGCCGGCTCGAGACGCTGCCGCGGGCCGGGCACCTGACCGCGCTGGAGGTGCCGGACGAGGTCGTCCGAGCGGTCCGTGGCCTGCTGGCCCGGGTGGAGCAGCCGGGCTGACCGGTCGCTAGGTCTGGTCCATCCGGGGGATCGCCACCTGGCGGACGACCAGCAGCACGGCCGCCGCCACCGGGATCGCGATCAGTGCGCCGACGATGCCCAGCAGGGCTCCGCCGAGCAGGACCGCCACCACGGTCACCGGGGCCGGGACGTCGACCGCCCGGCGCATCACGTGCGGGTAGACCACGTAGTTCTCGAACTGCTGGTAGGCGACGTAGAAGATGATGCAGGCGATGCCCACGCCGGCCGACTGGGTGAAGCCCAGCAGCGAGACGACGATCGCCGCGATCGTGGCTCCCACCAGCGGGATGAGGTCGAGCAGGCCGACGAAGACCGCCAGCGCGATCGCGTAGGGCATGTCGACGATGCGCAGGAACATGTAGGAGGTGAACGCGGCGATGAACGCGACGGTCAGCGCTCCGCTGACGAACTGGCCGGTGCGGGCGAGCACCTCGTCGCCGAGCAGGGTCACCCGCTCCCGTCGGGACGCCGGCACCAGCCGGTAGGCCTGCCGCTTCATGCTCGGCAGGGCGGCCAGGAAGTACAACGTCATGATCAGGATGGTCAGCGCGCCGAAGACCGCGTTGAGGACGACCCGACCCACGCCGAGCAGCCCGCCGAACGCCCGCTGGCCCAGCTCCCCCGACGTGACGTACTTCTGCGCCCGCTCGATGACGCCGTAGTCCTCATCGAACTGACGGACCGTCGGGTTGCGTCTCAGGTCGTCGAGGTAGCTCGGCAGCTCCTTGACGAACGCGTTGCTCTGCTCCACGACCGGGGGCACCACAGCGAAGCCGAAGCCGACGAACGCCCCGATGACCGCGAAGAAGACGATCGCGATGGCCAGCCCTCGGCGCACGTTGTGGGCGGTCAGCCACTCGACCGTCGGGTTCAGCCCGATCGCCAGGAACAGGGCGATCACGATGAGCACGAGGACGCTGCGGGCGTTGAGGATCGCCTGGGTCAGGAACCAGGCGAGGAACACCCCCAGCGCACCGAGGAACCCGATCATGAACGGCGAGTCGCGCCGCAGCGGTCGGCCGAGGCGGCCGAACTGCTCCTCGTCGTGCCAGCTGTGCTGGTCCTCCTCCGGACCGCGGTCGGAGGACGAGGCTGCTGCCTCGTCCTCCGTCACCGCTCGACCCTCACGTCCGCCGCCGACCGGTGGTCAGTGAGGGTCAGCCCTTGGTCGGCGCGGGCTTCTCGGCCTGCACCGTCGTGGCCTGGTCGCCCTCGGCCGCGACCACGTTGGACGTCGGTGCGGTGGACGCCTTGCCGCCACCCTGCTCGTCGCCGGCCGGCGCGCCCTTGGCGTCCGTGACGTCCTTGGCGTCCGTGCCGTCAGTGCCGGCAGTGCCGGCAGTGCCGGCTGGCGGCTGCTGCTTGCCCTGGGCCTCGTCGACCTGCTCGGCCGCCGCCGGGGCGTCCTCACCGATCGGGTCGGGCAGCGAGGCGCCGGTCAGGGTGGCCAGCATCTGACGCACGTTGGTGAGCTGGGAGTTGATGCTGTCGCGGCGCTGCGTCGCGGCGGAGAGCTCGCGCTCGGACTCGCCGCGGATCCGCTCGGCCTGCGCCTTCGCCTCGGCGATCAGGTCGTCGGCCCGCCGCTGCGCGTCGTCCATCGTTCGCTTGGACTTGCGGTCGCTGTCGGCGCGCAGCTTCTCGGCCTCCAGCCGCAGCTGCTCGCTGCGCTGGGTGACGACGGCGAGCTGCTGCTCGTTGGCCTTCATCTGCTCGGTGAAGTCGCGCTCGGACTGCTCCCGGCGCTGGGCCAGCGTCGTCTCGAAGTCGGCCGCCGCCTGGGCCGCCTTGGCCCGGTTGCGCTCGAAGAGCGCCTCCGCCTCCTCGCGGCGGGCCTTGGCGTCCCGCTCGGAGTCGTCACGGATCTGGTCGGCCGCCCGCTTGGCCTCCTGGAGCACCCGCTGCGCCTCGGTGTCGGCGTCGCCGCGGCGCTCCTGCGCGTAGGTCTCGGCGTCCTTGCGGATCTTGTCGGCGTCCTGCTCGGTCAGGGCACGGTGCTGGCTGGCCTCGCCCGCGGCCGCCTCGCGCAGCTCCTTGGCCTCCTCCTCGGCCAGGCCGAGGATCTTTTCGATCCGGGCGCCCAGACCGGCGTAGGGCGTCGCTGCCCCCTCCTCCTGCGGACCCTGGGCGTGCATCTCCTCCACCCGTCGCTCCAGGTCGGCCTGGCGGGCGCGCGCCTGCTCGAGCTCACGGGAGAGGGCAGCCAGCTGGCGGTCGACCTGCGTGGGCTCGTAGCCGCGGCGCACGATCTCGAAGGTCTCGCGCGGGGTGTTGGTCATCGATCGTTCCTTCGTAGCAGAGGAGACAACTCGGGGGAGAGGGGACAGTCCGTCATCTTGGCACGTCCGCGTGCGACACGTTCAGGGCCTCGATGACGCCCGACAGGCGGCCGAGCTCGGCGGCGATCTCGTCTCGCCGGGTGATGAGGGCGGCCACCTCCTCGCGGGCGTCGTGCAGGATCTGACGGGCCTGGCGGCGCAGCTCGTCGGCTTCGGTCCGGGCGTCGCCGACCAGGCGCACCGCCTCGGCCCGGGCGTCGCGGCGGGCTTCCTCGGACTCGCGCTGCGCCGTCGCCACCTGCTCGGCGACCCGTTCGCGCAGCGCACGGGCGTTGGCCTCCGCCTCGGCCTCGCGGCGGTCGGCCCGGGACTCGATCGCCCGCACCTTGGTGGTGGCCTCGTCGACGGTCCGGGACGCCCGGTGGCTCGCGTCGGCCAGCCGGCGCTCGGCCTCGGTCTGCGCCTGGGCAAGGAC contains:
- a CDS encoding cellulose-binding protein — its product is MTNTPRETFEIVRRGYEPTQVDRQLAALSRELEQARARQADLERRVEEMHAQGPQEEGAATPYAGLGARIEKILGLAEEEAKELREAAAGEASQHRALTEQDADKIRKDAETYAQERRGDADTEAQRVLQEAKRAADQIRDDSERDAKARREEAEALFERNRAKAAQAAADFETTLAQRREQSERDFTEQMKANEQQLAVVTQRSEQLRLEAEKLRADSDRKSKRTMDDAQRRADDLIAEAKAQAERIRGESERELSAATQRRDSINSQLTNVRQMLATLTGASLPDPIGEDAPAAAEQVDEAQGKQQPPAGTAGTAGTDGTDAKDVTDAKGAPAGDEQGGGKASTAPTSNVVAAEGDQATTVQAEKPAPTKG
- a CDS encoding AI-2E family transporter, yielding MTEDEAAASSSDRGPEEDQHSWHDEEQFGRLGRPLRRDSPFMIGFLGALGVFLAWFLTQAILNARSVLVLIVIALFLAIGLNPTVEWLTAHNVRRGLAIAIVFFAVIGAFVGFGFAVVPPVVEQSNAFVKELPSYLDDLRRNPTVRQFDEDYGVIERAQKYVTSGELGQRAFGGLLGVGRVVLNAVFGALTILIMTLYFLAALPSMKRQAYRLVPASRRERVTLLGDEVLARTGQFVSGALTVAFIAAFTSYMFLRIVDMPYAIALAVFVGLLDLIPLVGATIAAIVVSLLGFTQSAGVGIACIIFYVAYQQFENYVVYPHVMRRAVDVPAPVTVVAVLLGGALLGIVGALIAIPVAAAVLLVVRQVAIPRMDQT
- a CDS encoding alpha/beta hydrolase, whose translation is MTVQLAAQVVGDGPPLVLLHAFPLSAAMWERQATGLADVARVVTPDLRGFGDSPLGADEPSLDHAADDVVALLDRLGLGPVVLGGLSMGGYVAMALLRRHPGRLRGLLLADTKAGADPAAARDNRLRIAARLDAEGSPAVLVEDVLPGLTGPTTAAERPDVVARVRAMVGSAPPAAAAWAQRAMAARPDSLDVLRGVDVPALVLRGDEDGLAGSDEVAAMADALPQGRLETLPRAGHLTALEVPDEVVRAVRGLLARVEQPG